Genomic window (Bacteroidales bacterium):
GAGATACGTACGCCTATGAACGGAATTATTGGATTTTCACAATTGATTTCCAAGGAAATTATGTCTGAAAAAGGGAACAAGTATTTGAATATCATCAATGATAATTGTAACATGCTGCTTAAGCTGATCGACGATATCATTGATATCTCGAAGATTGACTCCCAGCAGATGAAGATAGCGCTACAACCATGTGACCTGAATAATTTCCTTGATGAATTATATATCTTCTATGATCAAATACTTTCTAAAAAGAATAAAGTGGAATTTGTTATGGGAGAAATGCCCGGCCATTGTGCTAATATACTCACGGATCCTATACGTTTACGGCAGATACTCGGAAACCTGATCGATAATGCGATCAAATTTACAGATGTGGGTTTTATAAAAGTTGATTGTGTGATTTCCGGTGATGGATTGATCCATTTCACTATCACGGATACGGGTATCGGTATTCCGGAAAATAAACAGAAGATCATATTTGACCGTTTCAGGCAGGTAGAAGACGATTATATCCGGAATCCTTCGGGTACCGGCTTGGGTTTGGCTATTTCCAAAAGCCTGGTCAGTCTCCTTGGTGGAACCATTGATGTTGTCTCTACTTCTGGTGAAGGATCTGCTTTTCATTTTTCAATTAAATATTTACCTGTAGAATAAAGGAGAAATAATTCTTTATTCACATGAATTATAATTATATTGCATTTGTTTATTTTTGCATAATTCTAAAGAGATTGGTCATTTAATTAACTTATACAACAGATGGAATTAAGAAGAGAAATAGAACCTCAGTGGGAAAAGGCTGAAAAGATTTATCCTGAGGTATTGGGTCTGATTATCGATTACACAAACTATTGTGACATAAACGATGATGTGGACATGACGGAATATAAAAAACTGGAAGAGACTTTAACCCGGCTTACAGGAAAAGATATGTCCCAGTTCAATTTGTGGGAATGGTGGGAAGAAGAGGGAGCCGAAGTGTTGGCGTTCAGGATTTGTCTTCCGGATCCTCAGAAAGTTGAAGCTGTGACCAGGGATGAATTGACGGAGATTGTCGCCCGGATATTCCATTCACTTGACTTAACAGAGGAATCGGATGGCAGTTTTAAGGCTGAGTTTTCCTATTATATAGGTGATTATTACCATGATTTTCTAAAACTGAATTTCGAACATTATTCTGATGATCTTTTTAACAGGCAGAAAGATAAGGATGGAAATTATTTCGAATATTCCTCCGGACAAATCGTGGAAAAAATATGGAATACAACAAAATAAGAATAAAATGATTAAATGATTGATTGTTTGATGAAATATATTTTTTCTTTTTTGTTATTGTTTTGCCTGCAATTTATTAAAGCGCAGCAGGAAATATATTTGTGGACTGACGGAAAAGTACCTTATTCAACCGGTATAAACCTGACGGATAAAGTGGTGAATGAACGACAGGAGATTGTCGGTAAAGCGTCTATGTATGTTTATATGCCAAGTGCAGAGATGTTTGATGGAAGTGCCGTTTTGATATGTCCGGGAGGAGGGTATGGACGTCAGGCAATCTATAAAGAAGGACATGATATTGCAAAAGCCTTCAATATGATGGGAGTTGCTGCATTTGTTTTGAAATACCGTTTGCCTCAGGCTGAAAATGTAAAAAAAGACCAATCATATAAAGTTCCTTTACAGGATGCCCAGCGGGCATTGAAAATGATCCGGAGTAAGGCCGGGGAATGGAAAATAGGGGAGGACAAGATCGGAATTGCCGGATTTTCTGCAGGAGGACATTTGGCCGCATCAGCTGGAACTCTTTCCCGGAATGACTGGAGTAAAATAGGGGATCCGGTAGATACATTTTCCTGTCGTCCGGACTTTATGGTATTGTTGTATCCTGTTATATCTGCAGACCAACAGGTAACACACAGCGGCTCATTCAGAAATCTCCTGGGAGCCAATACCAGCGATGATTTATTGTATCTCTTTTCCTGTGAGAAACAGGTTACTTCAGAGACGCCTCCAACCATACTCA
Coding sequences:
- a CDS encoding alpha/beta hydrolase, translated to MKYIFSFLLLFCLQFIKAQQEIYLWTDGKVPYSTGINLTDKVVNERQEIVGKASMYVYMPSAEMFDGSAVLICPGGGYGRQAIYKEGHDIAKAFNMMGVAAFVLKYRLPQAENVKKDQSYKVPLQDAQRALKMIRSKAGEWKIGEDKIGIAGFSAGGHLAASAGTLSRNDWSKIGDPVDTFSCRPDFMVLLYPVISADQQVTHSGSFRNLLGANTSDDLLYLFSCEKQVTSETPPTILILADDDKGVISENSIVFYQALNKHRVPAAMHIFSKGGHGFGIPKKGEAAVWPQLVRDWLQVTLKK